DNA from Prunus persica cultivar Lovell chromosome G6, Prunus_persica_NCBIv2, whole genome shotgun sequence:
gcgtagtgttttagttgtcgtcgttgtatgtctatcttgcggccttgttcttttaatatgtgtcatatttttcctttttaacgacggtgatttgtttgagttggtcgtctattctcatcctcgactattttttagaactttagcagactaaacacgtctgtttttatttgttttcgacgttgttgtatttaacaacgtctaatatttatcgtcgttgtttgtttctgaaaataggacgtataaattttgtaatacgactctcatatatttgtaaccgacgttgtttcgttgttcaacgtctactctataaatacatacgtcgtaaataatgacactgacaactatttccacgtcatcttttatagaaaaatcgaagtggaaaatttattttacgacggctctttttatataggcgacgtagtaggtataaataacgtcgtcttctaatgtatttaaagacgtcatattttttattgtcgtgaaaatgatatttaacggcgttttattttaattttcgtcgttgtatgtctatcttgcggccttgttctgttaatatgtgtcatatttttcctttttaacgacggtttttttagagagttggtcgtctattctcatcctcgactactTTTCTAGATCTTTTGCAGttcaaagacgtcgttttgtatttgttgatgacgttgtatattgtaacaacgacggtgatttagcgtcgtggtttatgagggaaaagatgacggtggattccacgaccattgaaaaaccgaatacacgacggtgatttaccgtcgtctttttgcttttttgtagtagtgaaggTTGTTATTGTGGAGGAGATGACTCTACAAAGTGTTTTTGACATCCTGGACAAAGCTTCGAAGTCCACATAATAGAGTGAGAGATGAATTTGATCCTTGAATGAGACGTGAAGCTTCATTGTACTGTAGCAGCTAACCGAGTCACTTGTGTTTTTGGAAATTGTCTTGTTGATGTTCCAGGTACTTCAAAACTTTGACTACTTGTTTGTAAATGCATATTTTAATACCCTTGTACCACAGCGAGTACATTACATTATATGAATTATGAGTTGTGTTCATACTTGTATTTCTTGCCCTTGTAACAGATGTTCTATCTTTTCCTTTGTCTCGTAAACAAGCATGAATGCAGTGCCCTTAGCCTCTTATTTCTATAATATTTGGAAACTTAAGTTTCCTCCTGAAATGATAAAATCTAGGTTTTGCATTGTCAttccttttgaaaaaaacttaaaaatcgGGCACGTTTGCTCATCATCAGTCTATTCTGGATATTCCCTCGGTAATACTGATCCAGAAAGTCTCTCCTAACTTTTCGTGATTGTACTTTTTCTCAACAGGTAAGGCACATTCTTACGTTCCCCACCTTAGTTAATATAAATTTAGTACAGTGGATCTGTTCTTATTGGTCCTCTTTAGctccattttattttggaaaaaaaaatatagttgaACTGGTGTGAAAAAACGATAACATTCTTCTTGTACAAGAATTGTGTGGAAACCACATAGTCTAGATTGTTTTAATCTAAATGTTGAGGCATGTTTGTAGTCTGGTCATACTGCTACTGATTTGTTATTCGTAACGACTCaaggatttatttatttatttattatttatatttattttggggTAACAAGAGTGGACTCAAGGAACGTTTGAGTAGCAGGTTCCATTAGTATAACCTATGCGATGGTTTTGGAACTAGAAGCCATCGGTACGAAGGAAGGACTTCTACAGGCTAAACTAATCAATAGCCATCTTGAATGAgattgtaaagtttcttttgtgATGATGCCTTAGCTGATCTTCTTCCGTGAAAATTACGTGGTAGGGTATTAGAGAACAATTCCAAAGTGCCTCGTCCGTCTGCATCATCTTCATAAAATCTAGGGTTTTCTGCAGTTTTGCCCCTTAACTATTTTCATATTGTCAATTTAGTTTCTTAATAAGCTTTTCGGTAAATTAAGAACTCCAACTATTTTAAAATCACCGATTGAGGGCCTACAGTCAGATTCTTAAGAACACCGTCCACTTTTCTGTTAGATTAAGGCCAAATTCGTAATTTTGCTGAAAATTAAGATTAATCCAAATTAGAAGTGGTGTTATGCGACGACGTCGAGGGCTAGGGCTAAGTTGTGTCGAAGAGAAGCTAAGAAAGGAAGAGGTCGTGGCTGCTTTATGGTTGCTCTCGAATCCTAAAGCAATGGAGATTCCGGATCTAATCCTTTCTTGGCTTGCCTAATCCCAACACAAAGGTTAACAATGGAGGAAAAATGGATTTTCTTTATGCTGGCTTGCGAAAGATGCTGgcttttcttgattttcaaaCCCAACAGCCTCCATAGACCCCTAATCCAAAGCATAAGGCTCGTTTTCAACTGGTCTTAGCCTAATCTTGAGACCTCATCAGTTTTTGGGTTCTCCATGAATAGGATAGAAGCCACCGAATTCGGGGAGTGGAGTGGAGAGATTTGGGCAGCTGGGTCTGGTATGTTGAAATGTAAGTGGTGAGCTGATAGAAATGTAATTAGGCCTATAAAGCTAAATGGTGTATTCACTTAGTCACTGAAATTAACAAATGTTAGGCATTAGTAACGTAAAGTTGTGATAGCCACGTGTAATGGTCCTAGAGAGCAGTTTTGGATGTAAAGGCTGTGATTCTCAGTGATGTAAGAGAATTCAGCTTTTCTCTCTTACGGTTACATAGCTCACACTGAGCTTGCTCATTTGGTAAGAGAGCatgaaatagaaaatacaGACACGATTTGATTCTCTCTGTATTCTCTCTGCTCTCCTCACTATTCTTCACAAAACtctaacatggtatcagagccaggttggaTCGTTTAGATCTGGGCGTAATCTGTGAAGGTCATTGAGCTCAATCGAAGCTCGGCTAAGCATttgagaagagaaattgatTGATTCGGACCAAAAGATGTCTGGGTCTGGAGGCTCGGAGGTGAGGACTCCAATTTTCTCCAGTGAGAACTACGAATTCTGGAGGATTAAGATGGTAACAATCTTCAAATCTCTTGGGCTATGGAGTCTGGTAGAAAAGGGGATTCCAACCCCTGATTCGAAGAAGACAAAGAAGGGTGAAGATTCGTCGGAAGAAGAAGCTGATGCAGAGATGATTGTTATGCTCATGAAGGACGTGAAGGCTCTGGGCATTATACAAAACGCAGTTTCTGACCAGATCTTTTCGTAGATTGCCAAGGCCGAATCAGCTAAAATGGCATGGAATCTACTCTACAATGAGTACCACGGTGGTGATCAGGTCAGATCTGTAAAACTTCAGAATCTTATACGAGAATTTGAGTATACGAGAATGCGTGAAGGTGAACAACTATCTACATATCTTACTCGATTaaatgaattgataaataaaatgaaaacgtTTGGAGAAGTGTTATCAAACGAGAGGTTGGTTCAAAAGGTGTTAATCAGCCTTAATAAAGTGTATGACCTCATCTGCTTGGTGATTGAAAATACAAAGAGTTTGGAAACTATTGAATTGCAGGAGGTTATTGCAATACTGAAGAGCCAAGAGCAACGTTTTGACATGCATTGTGTGGACACAGCTGAGAAGGCATTTGGCTCTTTCTTAGTCAATACAAAAGGGCAGAACAAGAATAGTACACAAATTGGTTCTACTAAGTCTAAGAACAATTGGAAGCCTAACAACAAACCATGGGAGTCTAGACTTAAGCCACAACAAGTTGGAGCTGCACAGAGCTCAAATGGATCACAATATGTGCATCAAGATGAAGTGAAGCCTCAATGCAAAGTATGctctaaatttcattttggagAATGTCGATATAAGGGTCAATCTAAGTGCTATAAGTGTGATAGATTTTGGACATTGGGCTAGGGACTGTACTGCAAACAAAGGAGTCCAGAAAGCAAATAATGCAAGCCAAGTAGAAGTAAGAGGAGATTTGTTTTATGCAACCTGTGCAATTTCAGATAAGAGTGCAAATGGGGAGTGGTATGTAGACAGTGGTTGCATTAACCATATGATTGGGAACAAGAAGCTGTTAATTGACATAAATACTAGTGTAACAAGAAAGGTGCAAATGCCATCAGGGGAGATTGTAAGTATAGCTGGTATAGGTACCTTAGTATTTGACACAAACCCTGGTACAAAGTATATCAGAGAAGTCATGTATTTGCCTggtttgaaagaaaatctgTTGAGTGTAGGCCAAATGGATGAACATGGTTATCATTTGGTTTTTGGAAGCAACATGTGCAGTATCTATGATGGTTCTTCACTGGAGAATCTCATCATGAAGGTGGCAATGAGGAAGAATAGGTGTTATCCATTGTCATTATCCTCAAATGACTATGTTGCCCTGAGGGCCAGTGTATCTAATTCTACCTGGTTTTGGCATAGAAGGATAGGACATTTGCATCTGACAGGAGTACATCTGCTTAAGGAGAAAGAGATGGTACATGGTTTGCCACAATTGGAGGATGTAAATGAAGTGTGTGGAGGCTGTCAACTGGGAAAGCAACACAGAGAGTGGTTTCCAAAGGATCAAGCATGGAGAGCAAGTAACACCACTTGAGCTAATACACATGGACTTGTGTGGACCAATGCAAAATGAGTCTTTAACAGGTAATAAATACTTTATGCTGCTCATAGATGATTATACAAGGATGACTTGGGTCTATTTTTTGAGATACAAATCTGATGCACTAAGCTGTTTTCGAAAATTCAAGTCTATGGTAGAGTTGTAGTGTGGTTTTCAAAAGAAATGTTTAAGAAGTGATAAAGGGGGTGAGTTCACATCTAGTGAATTCAATAAACTATGTGAAGATGCAGGAATTCAAAGATAGTTCTCCATGGCTTACACACCCCAACATAATGGAGTGGTAGAGAGAAAGAATAGGATAGTGGTAGAGATGTCTAAGGCTATGCTACATGACAAGGAGTTGCCCTATTACTTATGGGCAGAAGCTAAACACACTGCAGTGTATATTTTGAACAGATGTCCTACTAAGGCTCTTAGAGACAAGACTCCTTTTGACACTTATAGTACAAGAAAACCAGGTGTTGCTCATTTGAAAGTGTTTGGCAGTGTGTGTTCTGTGCATAAACCAGATGAAGGTAGACATAAATTGGATGCCAAAAGCACAAGGGGAGTATTTGTTGGATATGCAACATGTGAGAAGGGTATAGAGTGTTTGATCCTGTCACTAGAAAACTGCTACTGTCAAGAGATGTTGTATTTGATGAAGGAGCAACCTGGAATTGGAAGGAAGTGACTGAAAACTCTGTGGTTATGGTGAACTATGAAGTGCAGCCTAGGAATTCTCAAGCAGAATCGTTTGAAACACCCGTAGGAAATCAGAATTCTAGTTTCATATCTAGAAACTCAGTCTCCCATGAAGAATCAAGCAAAACAAGCAGCAGAATGGAAGACACTCAGAATTTTGATCATACTCCATTGAAATGGAGGAAATTGGGTTGAACATGATAGAAAAGAATGCTACATGGGAACTTGTTGACAGAGCAATGGATAAATTAGTGATTGGAGTTAAATGGGTGTTTAAAACTAAGATAAATCTGGATGGTTCAGTGCAGAAGAATAAGGCGAGACTAGTGGCTAAAGGATACTCTCAGAAACCAAGGGTAGACTACAATGAAACATTTGCACCAGTGGCTAGATTAGACACAATCCGAACTCTGATTGCACTAGCAGCACAGAAGAGTTGGTAGCTGTATCAATTAGATGTTAAGTCAGCTTTTCTAAATGGTATCTTAGAAGAAGAAGTGTATGTAGATCAGCCAGAGGGATTTGTGGTGAAGGGGAGTGAAAGCTAGGTTTACACGCTGCACAAAGCTCTATATGGTTTGAAACAGGTGCCAAGAGCTTGGTATAGTGaaattgatggttattttgCTGAGTGTGGTTTCACAAAGAGTCAAAGTGAGGCTACTCTTTATATCAAGACTAGAGGTGAAGCAAGCATCTTGATAGTGTCTatttatgtagatgatatAGTCTACACTGGAAATGATCAAGAAATGTTAAAAGAATTCAAGAAGGACatgaaggaaaaatatgaaatgacTGATCTTGGACTTTTGCATCACTTCTTGGGAATGGGAGTAATTCAAACACCAACTAGCATATTCAttcatcaaaagaaatatgcaaCAACTCTGTTAAGCATATTTGGCTTGAATGAGTGTAAGCCAGTATCTATTCCACTAGTCACCTCAGAGAAACTAAGTAAGGATGATGGGAGTGGCTTGGCAAGTGAAGAGAAGTCTGCTGTATCTCACAGCCACTAGACTTGACATTATGTTTGCAGCTAGTTTGCTTGAAAATTCATGCATTGTCCCACTAGCAAACATCTTGGAACAACAAAACGTGTTCTTAGATATGTAAAAGGAACTCTAGATTATGGTCTGGAGTATGAGAATGGAAAAGAGGCAGTTCTATTTGGCAATTGTGACAGCGATTGGAGTGGTTCAGTGGATAATAGCAAGAGCACTTCTGGATATGCCTTTTGTTTTGGCAGTGGAGTGTTTGCTTGGGCTTCAGTCAAGCAAAACTATGTTGCACTCTCTACTGCAGAAGCAGAATACATTAGTGCCTCTGAAGCAACAACACAAGCTATTTGGTTGAGATTTGTCCTAGAAAACTTTGGAGAACTTCAAACGGAAGCTACACCTCCGCAATGTGACAACATTTCAGCTATTGCCATTACAAAGAACTCAGTGTTTCATCAAAAAACCAAGCATATTGATCGGAGGTATCATTTTATTAAAGATGCTTTGCAAGAAGGAACTGTGGACTTGATTTATTGCCCTACAAATTAGCAGTTAGCAGATATTTTTACAAAGGCTTTGGCTAAGGATCGTTTATGCTATCTCAGAGAAATGCTTGGTGTAAAATCAGCTCACAACTTAAAGGGGAGTGTTGAAATGTAAGTGGTGAGCTGATAGAAATGTAATTAGGCCTATTAAGCTAAATGGTGTATTCACTTAGTCACTGAAATTGACAAGTGTTAGGCATTAGTACTGTAAAGTTGTGATAGCCACGTGTAATGCTCCTAGAGAGCAGTTTTGGATGTAAGGCTGTGATTCTAAGTGATGTAAGAGAATTCAGCGATTCTCTCTACGGTTACATAGCTCACACTGAGCTTGCTCATTTGGTAAGAGAGCatgaaatagaaaatacaCACACGATTTGATTCTCTCAGTATTCTCTCTGCTCTCCTCACTATTCTTCACAAAACTCTAACTTGGGAGCAGGGGAAAGGGAGGGTGGGGACAGAGAGATCAAAGGTGGAGGGTGGGGGAGATGGAAGAGGAAGGAAGGGAAGGGGAGGAAGAGAGGGGAGACGGAAGGGGAAGGATGGGGGAGGGAAGGGGGAGGTCGAGgttgattgattttatttattttttgaaaaatttaaatgtttaATTTTAGGTAGgtaaggtttttttaaaaaatttttaaaattttttaaaatgacaaatttacccttaattttgatgaaattttggatggaatttgaaaaaattggcgATTTAAAACAATTGGAGTCCTTAATTTATCGAAAAATTTGTTAAGGAGTTAAATTAACAATATACAAATAGTTCAAGGTGCAAAACTgtaaaaaatcctaaaatcaaagaagaaaaatgcacCTGAAGAAAACGACTTGACTAGTTTTCCTTACATCTGATTGGAAAAGTCTACAAAGTCAAGTTCACAAATTCTGGGACAAATTTAGGAGAAAGTTAAACAATCTGACGATAAAGttaactagcctctctgcacgtgcttccgcgcatgcgagaggttttttttaaaaaaaatttaaatttattttaaaattaaaaaagataatggatatttgtgttccataaaaatatgacccattatctgaattttcttttaattttaatttttttaatacgaaaaattgtgaatttatcatattatcctcatttaattaataatttcaattcttaatgtttgcattaaccaagggcattttctggtattttgaatgtttcaccattctttgccttttgctttatatatatagataaacaatttgaacaaaaaatttaatggaaAATTTGGTGCATCTTTTGGACACGTAACTGATGTCAATTTGCTgacttaattataaaattaattcttCAGATCATAATATGAAATCAATTTGCTGACGATAAAGTTCTGAAAATTCATGTTAACAACGAAATCTCAGTCTCTGTCTAGGTATTACATCACTTTcgacagagagagaagaaacacagagagagattaCATGGACTGGGACTTATTGTATCTCTCCTTTGAATCTTCTTATGGTACGAATTCATTTAcaccacagagagagaagaaacacGTACGAATTCATTTACACCATCCACCTTAAATTAAACAGAAATTCAGAATTAGAACTTCATACTGCATTGGAACCGATTTTCTGGAGTGCtgcagaaggaaaaaaaaaaagaacaaagaggAAGACAAGTCACAGTGAGATCATTTTTCGATGGCTTGcatggcatgccttcttcttGCCTTGACATTTGTTGCTGCTGAAGCACAACAGATGCAGTCAAATATAAGCCGAGGCTCTTCTTTAACACCAACCACCAACACCACATGGCTGTCACGTTCTGGTCTATATGCCTTTGGATTTTACAGGCAAGGCAATGGCTATGCTGTTGGGATATTTCTTGCTGGAATTTCCCAAAAGACAGTCGTGTGGACTGCGAATCGAGATGAACCACCAGTCTCCAACAATGCCACCTTGCTCTTCACTGGTGACGGCCTTGCCTTGCCAACAGCAGAAGGCCAAAATTACTTGGTAAAATCTTCTGGCTCTTCTTCTTATGCTTCCATGCTCGATTCCGGTAATTTCGTGCTGTACAACTCTGGTCGGGAAATAGTATGGCAGAGCTTTGATCATCCAACCGACACCCTTTTGCCTGGTCAATGCCTTTTATCAGGAAACGAACTTTTCTCTGCGAATTCAGAAGCTGATCACTCAACGGGGATTTTCCGTCTCAAAATgcaaaatgatggaaaccttGTTCAGTACCCTGTAGCAGCGGCGGACACCAGTATTTATGCTTTTTATTCATCTTCCACTGGTGGCGTGTTGTGAAATTTTTGCAAGCGCACAATCTGTACaagtaatatagaaataagtaGAGTGTCGTTCCCACGAAGACTGTAATTTCCTATTAACTACCAATTATGATTAATGCATAAGTCTATTTGAACAGTTGATTAAGaaaattgattaattttaaaaaaactaaaacaattatgaaaaataacaatttaattaacgatagaaaattaagatgaTGAGACACTAGAGCATCCGACTTCACCATAACCAATTCTACTTAATTCTTATAGCCAATTAACCCTAATTATTATCCATGTTGACAGTTGGTTTCTCCTAATTCATTCGATATCCCCTCTCGGGCTCAACCAAAAGTATTCTCAATTAACAACTCATTCTCTCTCGAGCAACGGATTTAGAAAACtaagaacccattaagttctatgagaacctacaagaaaactgcatgagtcatgttagtccctctcgggcactcattcaagtcatggtatttgttacaagaagcaaacaccaaacatctcCTCTCGGTCTCCGCTTGgatcatcaattaaatattagctagatatttaaatcattaagaacAGTAACAAATACTCAACATGAGATAATAAgcagaaattaatataacgatagaaattaagtattcaaggttaggctacatcgtagccctagcgatggaaattagttcatgacagaagaaaatataaaccaGAGAATTATTGTCATAAAACCAATTTGGCCGATGGACTTGATCTTCAAAATCTTCACAGGAACACCTTTAAAAGCTCCTCAAATAAAGCAGCAGCAAATTCTTGGCTCTCTCTGATATTTCTCTGGTTGACTGAAAGTTGGTGGAAAAATATGGTAGAGAAGACGATGGTGGAAAAAAAGATGATCTGGCTACTAGGTTAAAGCTTTGTATTTATAGGCCAAAGGACTCCTCCAAAAATAAGGaagataatatttatttaggaaggaaaggaaaaataggaatgtattaaaaaaacaataccTATTCTCAAAAGGAAGAGTAACATGCGGCTTCAAAAGATAGAGGGAATTGGCTTTGGGGTTTTAAgggaaaaataggaaagtataTCAAGTGTTCAGCCAATACCCATGCTTTGCTCCAAAAGTAGCTGACGGTGGTggctcaacaaaaaaaaaggtaaccAACAATTGTTTCACAATTGTTAAGCCAGCCTTTTATGTTGGCAATAGTGCAATTCATTCATGTtgctttctttcctttcagaccatttcattattttgtcaTCTAGCATCTCTTGCAATTGCTCAAATGATGCAACCACCATTTCAGCAATTCACGATGGGTTCTTCTTCATGAGAAAGGCAGTGATGTGATGGTAAGCTTCTCTAACTCAATCTTTCTGGCGCTGGTCACTGAGATCAGTTGTGGATATAAATTGACACTTGCACACTTGCACAGATGCACTCCagttgtttgatgaaatgacaGAGTGACTTCTTGAGATTTTGTTGAGATGATAATTCCACCCATTTTGATCCCTTAAGCTTCCAAAATTATAGTTTTTGCTCCAAAGCCTTGCTAAGTATGATTTCCTACAAAATCTCCACCAAGCACATTAAACTAACCAATTTCACATGAAAACAATGCAAATAAAGGTAGattatatatgcaaaatatGAATCTATCAAAGTTCATAAAATGATAAGAAATAAAAGTCCTATGAAAATAAAGGTGTATGGAAGCAAGAGCTTAAGTCCTAGAAAAGAAATTGTGGAAAAGGAAAGACAAGAAATTAGGTGTCCAAAAGATGCACCTAATTTTCTTTATAGTCGGATTGTTAACTTTCTTCTAAATTT
Protein-coding regions in this window:
- the LOC109949642 gene encoding uncharacterized protein LOC109949642 yields the protein MAWNLLYNEYHGGDQVRSVKLQNLIREFEYTRMREGEQLSTYLTRLNELINKMKTFGEVLSNERLVQKVLISLNKVYDLICLVIENTKSLETIELQEVIAILKSQEQRFDMHCVDTAEKAFGSFLVNTKGQNKNSTQIGSTKSKNNWKPNNKPWESRLKPQQVGAAQSSNGSQYVHQDEVKPQCKVCSKFHFGECRYKDKSANGEWYVDSGCINHMIGNKKLLIDINTSVTRKVQMPSGEIVSIAGIGTLVFDTNPGTKYIREVMYLPGLKENLLSVGQMDEHGYHLVFGSNMCSIYDGSSLENLIMKVAMRKNRCYPLSLSSNDYVALRASVSNSTWFWHRRIGHLHLTGVHLLKEKEMVHGLPQLEDVNEVCGGCQLGKQHREWFPKDQAWRASNTT